Below is a genomic region from Dyella terrae.
AAAGCGGTCGCTATCCGCAGGTGCAGCAGATCGGTGCGTCGGCGTTGTACACCAAGAACCACCAGCACGACACCGGACTGCCGGGCGTGCCCGGTTCGTGGCAGTTTGGCGCGGGTTTCGACATCGGTTGGGAGCTGGATTTCTGGGGGCGCTTCCGTCGCGCGATCGAGTCGGCCGACGCTGCGTACTTCGCCAGTGAAGCCAATCGCGAAGACGTGCTGGTCCTGCTTCATGCCCAGGTGGCGGACACGTACTTCGTGTTGCGCACGGCGGAGGCAAGGTTGCGTATCGCCAAGGCCAATGCGGAACTGCAGCGTCGCAGTTTCGAGATCACCGAGCGCCTGTTCAAAAGCGGCGAGACCGATGAGCTCGACTTTCAACAGGCACGCACGCAGTACCTGAGCACCAGCGCAAGCATTCCCGAGCTGGAGGGCCAGATCGAACTGGCGCGTCATGCGTTGAGCGTGCTGGTGGGACGTCCACCCGGTCCGCTGCCGGAGCTCGATGTCGCGCCCGACAAGGTCGGATACCTTCCGTTGGTCGACAAGGCGGTCGTCGACGACGTGCCCGCCCAGCTCCTTCTGCGGCGGCCCGATCTGCGTGCCGCGCAATGGCAGATGGCTGCCCAGTCGGCGCTGATCGGGGTCGCCAAGGCAGACCTTTATCCATCGGTTTCACTCGTCGGCACTTTGTCATGGAGTGCCAGTTCGCTGTCCGGATCGCCAAGTTCGCTGCTGCTTGGTGCAGGTCCCAGCATCAGCTGGAACATCTTCGATCACGGACGCATTACCAACAACGTACGCGTCCAGGATGCACGCCTGCAGCAACTGACCGTGGCGTACGAGAAAGCGGTGCTCAATGCCGCGCGCGAAGCGGACGATGCGGCGACGGGCTTGCTCACGGCGCTGCATCGCGATGGCATCCTGCATGATGCCGAGCAGGCGGCGCAGCGCTCGCTGTCGCTGGCCAACACGATCTATCGCGAAGGCTATTCCGATTTCCAGCGCGTGCTGGATGCCCAGCGTGCCTTATCGGCACAACAGGATGCGTACATCGTCAATCGGGGCAATGCCGTTGGAAGCCTTATCGCGCTGTACAAAGCCATGGGTGGCGGCTGGCACACGAACGCGCCGCTGGTCGATCCGGCGACGCGCCAGCAGATGGAGCAGCGCACGAACTGGGACGATCTCCTCGGTGACAAGGCTTCCCCCACGGCCTCTGCAGGGACGACGACACCATGACCGACGCTGCCGCGCCTGCTCCGGTCGCCGCTGCCGAGCCCTCGCGCAAAGCCGTGCGATGGGTTCTGGTGGCCATCGCCATCAGCCTCGTCTGGTATCTGCTCGCCGATCGCTACACGCCTTACACCGCGCAAGCGCGCGTGCAGGGATACGTGGTGCCCGTGGCTGCCGAAGCCTCTGGCAGGGTGGTTCGCGTGCTGGTGCGCAACAACCAGGAGGTCAAAGCGGGTGATCTGTTGTTCGAAGTGGATGCCGAGCCTTATCGCATTGCGGTGGAGCGTTCCCGCGCCGATCTCGAAACCACGCGCCGGCAGGTAGGCGCAAGCACGGCCGGCATCGACTCGGCGCAGGCGTCGTTGCGCGCCGCCATGGCCAATGAAGTGAAGGCGCGCCAGGACAGCGATCGCCTGGAACGCTTATATCGCGAAGACCAGGGCACCGTGTCAGTACGCCGCCTCGAAGTGGCGCGCGCGACCTACGAGCAGGCCATCAGTCAGGTAACCGCGGCGCGCGCCGAAGTGGTTCGCGCGCAGGAAACTCAGGGCGGCGGCGAAGCGGACAACGCGCAACTGCGCAGTGCGGCCGGTGCGCTCGAGAAGGCCGAACTGGATCTCACCAACACGCAGGTACGTGCGCGCTCGGCGGGGCTCATCACCGACATGCGTGTCGAAGCGGGCCAATACGCGGCACCGGGCAATCCGGTCATGACATTGATCGCCATCAACGACGTGTGGATCAGTGCCGACATGACCGAGAACAACCTCGGCCACCTCAAGCCCGGCTCGCCCGTGTCGATCGTGCTCGATGCACGCCCCGGTGAGGTGTTTGCCGGACGCGTGCGCAGCATTGGCTATGGCGTGAGTGCGGGCCAGCCGACACCGCCAGGCAGCCTGCCCACCGTGCAGAACAGCCGCGACTGGCTGCGCCCCGCCCAGCGCTTTCCGGTGATCGTCGAATTTGACGCCAAGGACCCGATTCCAGCGCGCGATCTGCGCGTGGGCGGGCAGGTGGAGGTCATGGCTTTTCCGACCCAGGGCAATCCGCTCAACCCGCTTGGTCGGCTGTTCCTGCGCATCATGAGCTGGCTGTCGTACCTCTACTGATGGACGCCGGCATGCAGCAGGTGTTGGGCATGCGCGCATGGCGTCTCGCGCTGGGCACGGCGTTGTGCACCGCGATCAACTTTGGCATGGATCTGCCGTTGCCCATGGTGGCGCCGGCGTTTGCTGTGTTTCTGTTTGCTTCGCTGCCGCGTCCGCTGCCCTTGAAAGCCGGGCTTGGCTTGCTAGTGTTGGTGGCGCTGACCACGGGCAGCGGCATGCTGCTGGTGCCCCTTTTGCGCTACTACCTGATCGCCGGCGTGCTGCTGGTGGGTTTGTGCCTGTTCCTCGCATTCGCCTACGGGCTGCGTGGTGGAAGCAATCTGGTCGCAACGTTTCTCGCCGCCGGTCTCACCATGATTTCTGCCGCTGGTACGGCAGATCAACAGCTGGCCATGACGGTGATCAAGGCACTGGTCCAGGGCCTGCTGTTGGCGGTACTGGTGCATGCTGCCGTGCACGCGGCGTTTCCTGAAAGTGCGGCGGCGAAGAAGCCGCCGGCCGCAGGTGCCTTGTCTGCGGGCGAGGCCTCGCGACTGGCGCTGCGGGCGACCCTGGTCGTGCTTCCGGCTTTTCTTTTTGCCCTGGCCGATCCTTCCAGCTACATGCCCATCATCATGAAGTCCGTGAGCCTGGGGCGCCAAAGCTGCACGGCATCGGCACGCGGCGCCGCACGCGAATTGCTCGGTTCCACGCTGATGGGCGGCCTGATGGCGATCAGCTGCTGGTTCGCCCTGCGCGCCTTCGTGCACCTGTGGATGTTCTTTCTCTGGATGCTGCTGTTCGCCCTGTTCGCCGCGCGGCGACTCTATCGCCTGGCACCGTCGCGCCAGGGTGCCGGCTTCTGGCTCAACGCCATGGTCACGATGATCATCCTGTTGGCGCAGTCAGTGCAGGACAGCGTGGCGGGGAAGGACGTCTATACGGCGTTCGCCGTGCGCATGGGTCTGTTCATTGCGGTGACGGGTTATGCGTCGGCGATGGTGTGGTTGCTGGATACCTGGGCGAAGGGAAGGGCGGCGCAGGCTGCGCAAGCCTGACGGGCTCATCGTGCACACAAAAAAAACGGGCCGCTGAATGCGGCCCGTTTTTGTATCGCCTGAAGCAGCCGTGGCTTACTTCAGCTTGGCGTCGGCGCGCAGCGCGGCAGCCTTGTCGGTCTTTTCCCACGAGAACGTGGAGTAGACCTTGCCATCCGGACCCTTCACTTCCTGCGGGGTGCGGCCGAAGTGGCCGTAGCTCGCGGTCTGCTGGTACATCGGGTGGATCAGGTCGAGCATCTTGATGATGCCGTACGGACGCAGGTCGAAGTGCTTGCGGATCAGCTTCTCGATCTTCTCGTCGGCGATCTTGCCGGTGCCGAAGGTGGTGACTGAAATCGAGGTCGGCTCAGCGACGCCGATGGCGTACGACACCTGCACTTCGCAGCGGTCGGCAATGCCGGCAGCCACGATGTTCTTGGCGACGTAACGGGCAGCGTAAGCGGCCGAACGATCCACCTTGGACGGATCCTTGCCCGAGAACGCACCGCCACCGTGACGGGCCCAGCCGCCGTAGGTGTCGACGATGATCTTGCGACCGGTCAGGCCGCAATCGCCCACCGGGCCGCCGATCACGAACTTGCCGGTCGGGTTGATGTGGAACTTGGTGGCCTTGTGCAGCAGCTTGGCCGGCAGCACGGGCTTGAGGATGTGCTCGCGGACGGCCTCGATGAGGTCCTTCTGCTTGATATCCGGGTCGTGCTGGGTCGACAGCACCACGGCATCGATGGCGGTCGCCACGCCGTCTTCATAGCGCAGGGTGACCTGGCTCTTGGCGTCCGGACGCAGCCACGACAGCGGCGAGTTCTTCTTCTTGCGGATCTTGGCCTGCTGCTCGACGAGGCGATGCGAGTAGTAGATCGCCGCCGGCATGTAGTCCTTGGTTTCGTTCGTCGCGTAGCCGAACATCAGGCCCTGGTCGCCAGCGCCCTGTTCTTCCGGCTTCTTGCGGTCCACGCCCTGGTTGATGTCCGGCGACTGCTTGCCGATCAGGTTCAGCACGCCGCAGGTCTCGCCGTCGAAACCGACGTCCGAGGAGTCGTAACCGATGTCGGTGATGACCTTGCGGGTCAGGCCTTCGAGGTCGACCCAGGCGCTGGTGGTGATTTCACCGGCGACGATCGCGACGCCCGTCTTCACCATCGTTTCGCAGGCCACGCGCGCACGCGGATCCTGCGCGATGATCGCATCGAGGACGGCATCGGAGATCTGGTCGGCGACTTTGTCCGGATGGCCTTCGGAGACCGACTCGGAGGTGAAGAGGAAGTTGCTCATCGCGGTATATATCCTTCCTTACGGATAAAGAGATAAAAGAGACCGGCCATGATACATGGGGTGGTCAGGGTTTGCACTACCAGCATGCCCGCCCCAGGTGACGATTTCATGCCGATTCAGCCGTTTGGACGTCCGGGCGGCGGCCTGGGGAAGGGCGGGACCGGGCAAGGATACGCCGGCCGGGGCGCCGGAATAAGACCGTTTCGGGCCCAAGCGGCGGCGTCAGGCCGCGAGGATCAGCGGGTCCTGCAGCGAGGCGAAGTAATCCGCCGTGAGCTGCAGCTGTTCCTGGGGCGACTCGGCCCGGTTCACAACATGGCGGAACGCCGCGTTTTCAGGACGATCCTTGGCGTACCAGCCCAGGTGCTTGCGCGCGATGCGCACACCCTGCGGCTCGCCGTAAAAGGCGTACAAGTCCTGCAGGTGCCCGGTGAGGATGGCGCAGACCTCGGCCGGCGTCGGCTCCGGCAGAAGCTCGCCGGTGGCCAGGTAGTGGGCGATCTCGCGGAAGATCCAGGGGCGGCCCTGGGCGCCGCGGCCCACCATGACGGCGTCGGCACCGGTCACCGCCAGCACGTGCTTCGCCTTCTGGGGCGTCAGCACGTCGCCGTTGGCGAACACGGGGATACCCACGGCCTGCTTCACGGCGGCGATGGTGTCGTACTCGGCATCGCCTTCGTACTTGTCGGCGCGCGTGCGGCCATGCACGGCGAGGGCGGCGATGCCAGCGTCCTCGGCGATGCGGGCGATGGTCAGGGCGTTCTTGTTGTCGCGGTCCCAGCCCGTGCGGATCTTCAGCGTCACCGGCACGTCCACCGCGTCGACCACGGCCTTGACGATGCGGGCCACCAGCGGCTCGTCCTGCAGCAGGGCGGAGCCTGCCCAGACGTTGCACACCTTCTTGGCCGGGCAGCCCATATTGATGTCGACGATCTGGGCGCCGTTGTCGGCGTTGTAGCGGGCCGCGTCGGCCAGCATGCCCGGGTCGTAGCCGGCGATCTGCACGCTTACCGGTTCGGGTTCGCCCTCATGGTCCATGCGGCGCAACGACTTGCGCGTATTCCACAGGCGCGGGTCGGCCGTGGTCATCTCGGACACGGCGAGACCCGCGCCCAGCCGTTTGCACAGCAGGCGGAAAGGCTTGTCCGTGACCCCGGCCATGGGCGCGAGCACCACGGGCGGGTCGATGAGGTAAGGGCCGATCTGCATCCGCCCATTGTAGCGGGAGCGCCCGGGTGGCGTCGGATGGCGCCACACCGGGGTCCCGGGGTCCGGCTAATGGCCGTGGCGGGTCGCTCCAGCCACCCCGGGGGGAGACTCAGGACTTCTTGCCGTCCGCCGCTTCCATCTCGGCAATCTGCTTGCGCGCGTTCTCGTTCTGCGGATTCAGTTCGAGCGATGTGCGGAAATCGCGGATCGACTGCGGGATGTCACCTGCGGCACGCCGCGCTTCGCCAAGACTGTCGAATGCGTTGCCGCTCTTCGGATGCTGCTCGGTGTTGTAGACGAAGATCGCGAGTGCTTCGGGCGTGCGCTTTTGTTTCAGAAGCGCATAGCCCCACAGGTTCACGTCGTCTTCGGACAGCGTGAGCTTGGGCCAGGTCTTGCGCACCTGCGCGACCGTGTCGCTCACATGCGCATAGCCAACCTTGTCGAGCGTTGTCTTAAGCGCCGAGAACCCGGGCGATTCACCCCACACGCGCCGCATGATGTTGTCGGACATCTGCCACAGCTGGCCCTGCAACATGCCGCTGCTGCGGTTGGTGAGGAACACGATGCCGTAATCCGCGTCCGGATAGAGATCAATCAGGCTGGAGAAACCGAACGTGCCGCCGGTGTGGCTCAGGCGTGTTTCGCCATCCATCGTCGTGTTG
It encodes:
- a CDS encoding efflux transporter outer membrane subunit — protein: MRRWSAGAAFLLAGCATVGPDFHPPSTGSATSWHSDAVAQSTQSTSTADLSPWWKVFGDAGLEQLMSEADAQNNDLKIAGLRVLEARAQLGIAQSGRYPQVQQIGASALYTKNHQHDTGLPGVPGSWQFGAGFDIGWELDFWGRFRRAIESADAAYFASEANREDVLVLLHAQVADTYFVLRTAEARLRIAKANAELQRRSFEITERLFKSGETDELDFQQARTQYLSTSASIPELEGQIELARHALSVLVGRPPGPLPELDVAPDKVGYLPLVDKAVVDDVPAQLLLRRPDLRAAQWQMAAQSALIGVAKADLYPSVSLVGTLSWSASSLSGSPSSLLLGAGPSISWNIFDHGRITNNVRVQDARLQQLTVAYEKAVLNAAREADDAATGLLTALHRDGILHDAEQAAQRSLSLANTIYREGYSDFQRVLDAQRALSAQQDAYIVNRGNAVGSLIALYKAMGGGWHTNAPLVDPATRQQMEQRTNWDDLLGDKASPTASAGTTTP
- a CDS encoding HlyD family secretion protein; translation: MTDAAAPAPVAAAEPSRKAVRWVLVAIAISLVWYLLADRYTPYTAQARVQGYVVPVAAEASGRVVRVLVRNNQEVKAGDLLFEVDAEPYRIAVERSRADLETTRRQVGASTAGIDSAQASLRAAMANEVKARQDSDRLERLYREDQGTVSVRRLEVARATYEQAISQVTAARAEVVRAQETQGGGEADNAQLRSAAGALEKAELDLTNTQVRARSAGLITDMRVEAGQYAAPGNPVMTLIAINDVWISADMTENNLGHLKPGSPVSIVLDARPGEVFAGRVRSIGYGVSAGQPTPPGSLPTVQNSRDWLRPAQRFPVIVEFDAKDPIPARDLRVGGQVEVMAFPTQGNPLNPLGRLFLRIMSWLSYLY
- a CDS encoding DUF2955 domain-containing protein, which gives rise to MRAWRLALGTALCTAINFGMDLPLPMVAPAFAVFLFASLPRPLPLKAGLGLLVLVALTTGSGMLLVPLLRYYLIAGVLLVGLCLFLAFAYGLRGGSNLVATFLAAGLTMISAAGTADQQLAMTVIKALVQGLLLAVLVHAAVHAAFPESAAAKKPPAAGALSAGEASRLALRATLVVLPAFLFALADPSSYMPIIMKSVSLGRQSCTASARGAARELLGSTLMGGLMAISCWFALRAFVHLWMFFLWMLLFALFAARRLYRLAPSRQGAGFWLNAMVTMIILLAQSVQDSVAGKDVYTAFAVRMGLFIAVTGYASAMVWLLDTWAKGRAAQAAQA
- the metK gene encoding methionine adenosyltransferase, which translates into the protein MSNFLFTSESVSEGHPDKVADQISDAVLDAIIAQDPRARVACETMVKTGVAIVAGEITTSAWVDLEGLTRKVITDIGYDSSDVGFDGETCGVLNLIGKQSPDINQGVDRKKPEEQGAGDQGLMFGYATNETKDYMPAAIYYSHRLVEQQAKIRKKKNSPLSWLRPDAKSQVTLRYEDGVATAIDAVVLSTQHDPDIKQKDLIEAVREHILKPVLPAKLLHKATKFHINPTGKFVIGGPVGDCGLTGRKIIVDTYGGWARHGGGAFSGKDPSKVDRSAAYAARYVAKNIVAAGIADRCEVQVSYAIGVAEPTSISVTTFGTGKIADEKIEKLIRKHFDLRPYGIIKMLDLIHPMYQQTASYGHFGRTPQEVKGPDGKVYSTFSWEKTDKAAALRADAKLK
- the dusB gene encoding tRNA dihydrouridine synthase DusB yields the protein MQIGPYLIDPPVVLAPMAGVTDKPFRLLCKRLGAGLAVSEMTTADPRLWNTRKSLRRMDHEGEPEPVSVQIAGYDPGMLADAARYNADNGAQIVDINMGCPAKKVCNVWAGSALLQDEPLVARIVKAVVDAVDVPVTLKIRTGWDRDNKNALTIARIAEDAGIAALAVHGRTRADKYEGDAEYDTIAAVKQAVGIPVFANGDVLTPQKAKHVLAVTGADAVMVGRGAQGRPWIFREIAHYLATGELLPEPTPAEVCAILTGHLQDLYAFYGEPQGVRIARKHLGWYAKDRPENAAFRHVVNRAESPQEQLQLTADYFASLQDPLILAA